The following coding sequences are from one Ovis canadensis isolate MfBH-ARS-UI-01 breed Bighorn chromosome 7, ARS-UI_OviCan_v2, whole genome shotgun sequence window:
- the PTGDR gene encoding prostaglandin D2 receptor — MRPLFYRCHNTTSVEKGNSATMGGVLFSTGLVGNLLALGLLARSGLGSCPPRSPRPPPSVFYVLVFGLTITDLLGKCLVSPFVLFAYAQNRSLRGLVPGSDSSLCQAFAFFMSFFGLASTLQLLAMALECWLSLGHPFFHRRHLTPRRGAMVAPVVGAFCLAFCALPLVGFGKFVQYCPGTWCFFQMAHEERSLSVLGYSVLYASLMLLLVLAIVLCNLSAMRNLYAMHLRLRGLLRSGPRERAEPGAGEREATPLHLEELDHLLLLALMTVLFTMCSLPLIYRAYYGVFKAVPEQNGTTEETEDLRALRFLSVISIVDPWIFIIFRTSVFRMFFRKIFIRPLMYRNWHSNSCQTNMESSL; from the exons ATGAGGCCGCTGTTTTACCGCTGCCACAACACCACGTCGGTGGAGAAGGGCAATTCGGCGACGATGGGCGGGGTGCTCTTCAGCACGGGCCTCGTGGGCAACCTGCTGGCCCTGGGACTCCTGGCGCGCTCCGGTCTGGGGTCGTGCCCGCCGCGCTCGCCGCGCCCGCCACCCTCCGTCTTCTACGTGCTGGTGTTCGGCCTGACGATCACAGACCTCCTGGGCAAGTGCCTCGTGAGCCCCTTCGTGCTGTTCGCCTACGCGCAGAACCGGAGCCTGCGGGGGCTGGTGCCCGGATCGGACAGCTCTCTGTGCCAAGCCTTCGCCTTCTTCATGTCCTTCTTCGGGCTCGCCTCGACGCTGCAGCTGCTGGCAATGGCCCTGGAGTGCTGGCTCTCCCTGGGGCACCCCTTCTTCCATCGACGGCACCTCACCCCGCGCCGGGGCGCAATGGTGGCGCCGGTAGTGGGCGCCTTCTGCCTCGCTTTCTGCGCGCTGCCCTTGGTGGGCTTTGGGAAGTTTGTGCAGTACTGCCCTGGCACCTGGTGCTTCTTTCAGATGGCCCACGAGGAGCGCTCGCTGTCGGTGCTGGGCTACTCGGTGCTCTACGCCAGCCTCATGCTGCTGCTGGTCCTCGCCATCGTGCTGTGCAACCTGAGCGCCATGCGCAACCTCTATGCCATGCACCTGAGGCTGCGGGGACTCCTGCGCTCTGGCCCCAGGGAACGCGCCGAGCCGGGCGCCGGCGAGAGGGAGGCGACCCCGCTGCACCTGGAGGAGCTGGATCACCTCCTGCTGCTAGCCCTCATGACGGTGCTCTTCACCATGTGCTCCCTGCCTTTAATT tatCGTGCTTACTATGGAGTGTTTAAAGCTGTTCCTGAGCAAAATGGaaccactgaagaaactgaagacctCCGAGCCTTGCGCTTTCTCTCTGTGATCTCAATTGTGGACCCTTGGATTTTCATCATTTTCAGAACATCGGTGTTTCGAATGTTTTTTCGCAAGATTTTCATAAGGCCTCTTATGTATAGAAATTGGCACAGCAATTCTTGCCAAACTAACATGGAATCCAGTCTATAA